One Fusarium musae strain F31 chromosome 6, whole genome shotgun sequence DNA segment encodes these proteins:
- a CDS encoding hypothetical protein (EggNog:ENOG41) — MDPKNDASSHGAVVDIGGSNMYDGVGKRLQEALTAPYSPTSKPTLPDELLYDDVGLPIWNQIIFTPEFYQTHDEIALFDEHGADVVARCPAGVTIIDLGAGDTRKVGHLLAAFEKGKVPAKYLALDISRSSLNHNVKYLVEQHPSPESSVTCAGIWGTFGDGMSYIQKISTPRLFLSLGSVLCNDPWPEALSHLKFWADALRSDDLLLIGMDGHTLPNNKEKIWNAYHSCDSLYHKFFLNGFKHANRLAGEEWFREEDWELLAQLEDEPTTRHRFFFRAKKDVKLKKMSRIIQKGEEFDWFDSHKYGEDNVRLMCYKAGLSVIDVWQAPGSEFRQYLVRRKDSKDQRDDADSAVSGVSY; from the exons ATGGATCCCAAGAATGATGCTTCCTCGCACGGAGCCGTAGTCGATATCGGCGGTAGCAACATGTACGACGGCGTTGGCAAGCGATTGCAAGAGGCCCTCACGGCTCCATACTCTCCAACCTCCAAACCCACGCTGCCCGACGAATTACTGTACGACGATGTCGGGTTGCCGATCTGGAATCAGATCATCTTCACCCCTGAATTTTACCAGACTCATGACGAGATTGCCTTGTTTGATGAGCATGGCGCTGATGTTGTTGCACGATGCCCAGCTGGTGTCACAATTATCGATCTAGGAGCTGG TGACACTCGCAAGGTTGGCCACCTTCTCGCAGCCTTTGAAAAGGGCAAGGTTCCCGCCAAGTACCTCGCATTGGACATTTCCAGATCGTCGCTGAATCACAATGTCAAATACCTGGTGGAGCAGCATCCGAGCCCTGAGTCTTCAGTGACCTGTGCTGGTATCTGGGGTACCTTTGGCGATGGCATGAGCTATATCCAAAAGATCTCGACACCACGTCTCTTCCTCTCGCTAGGTTCAGTGCTCTGCAACGATCCTTGGCCTGAAGCACTTTCTCACCTGAAGTTCTGGGCCGATGCCCTGCGATCTGACGACCTGCTTCTAATTGGAATGGACGGTCACACTCTTCCCAAcaacaaggagaagatcTGGAACGCCTACCACTCTTGCGATAGCCTTTATCACAAGTTCTTCTTGAATGGCTTCAAGCATGCCAACCGTCTGGCAGGTGAGGAATGGTTTCGTGAGGAAGATTGGGAACTCCTCGCACAATTGGAGGATGAGCCCACTACTCGTcatcgcttcttcttccggGCCAAGAAAGACGTGAAGCTTAAGAAGATGAGCCGCATCATCCAAAAAGGCGAAGAGTTCGACTGGTTTGATTCTCACAAGTACGGCGAAGACAACGTGCGCCTCATGTGCTATAAGGCAGGATTGAGCGTAATCGATGTCTGGCAGGCCCCAGGATCGGAGTTCC GACAATATCTCGTTCGCCGCAAGGACAGCAAGGACCAGCGAGACGACGCCGACAGTGCCGTCTCGGGAGTCAGTTACTAA
- a CDS encoding hypothetical protein (EggNog:ENOG41) yields MESSPESVRPVKRVKYARQDDTIPLNIATSSIRASDSVDGSLVTDAPLFENTWPTTTGVSSPSEVLFDLPEDLGNSWAPAFTGDEREHVAPTHPALTPTLTPLHNPTENPSFTHHVPDFVPIPAEKIKTTRRPDHAMVDYQVRELTFHAAPQPALNLQVQRLPRLLPAVPDALPERAVELQDSKKRGLAPVEGIVVSPFTANEDRLIVSAYPRYARPENGQVNGYVKFNWPSRAPSRRPSGPVPLPSEDDVEDITPNVTRSHTAGRPPTIITLVNPGPAVSSAPNGTISPMDLEGGWGNTSSPILMAGSPISFQDTSQILIAGDPKMLPPQFGFQAKMDHIDRRLFEFYIKNWCPGRSVLSNTNLWLKDLAPMHKNEGILHAIQSLAGVYIYDYIPDERIRQRINQRYITADQYFSTLLNAPESRENGKGQEVITMAVLLSMQDIVLTERRLKKPYNPRWLEGFRQGEYFLQATDPGARYWKNNNVQYNELRISQSIIVGRAVILAQPMMALPSPQTFNPEAEAGRFSWLLYGTEKDMFEIHGGCGFSKKLLHLMSQVTYCAGRLQQEPESTIVPITAKFLLRELSEMRQWSREGKDWELARKYPPTIDWVRDKADEVIIDSNQIMTEVTAEAWRIAAIIYYQCRLLRYEYAMKGKRGSSEGEKGTN; encoded by the exons ATGGAGAGTTCACCAGAATCAGTTCGTCCGGTGAAGCGCGTCAAATACGCGCGACAAGACGATACGATCCCACTGAATATAGCCACATCCAGCATCAGGGCCTCCGACAGCGTTGACGGATCCCTGGTTACTGATGCCCCTTTATTCGAAAATACATGGCCCACGACAACGGGAGTATCGTCTCCCTCAGAGGTCCTATTCGACCTCCCCGAAGACCTTGGCAATTCGTGGGCCCCAGCTTTTACAG gagatgagagagaaCATGTTGCACCCACCCACCCCGCTCTTACTCCCACCCTCACCCCGTTGCACAACCCGACTGAGAATCCATCTTTCACCCATCATGTTCCCGACTTTGTTCCAATTCCTGCCGAGAAGATCAAAACTACCCGTCGACCCGATCATGCCATGGTAGACTATCAAGTCCGTGAGCTGACGTTCCATGCAGCACCCCAGCCTGCGTTGAATCTTCAG GTACAGCGACTGCCTCGCCTCTTGCCTGCGGTGCCCGATGCTCTTCCAGAGCGGGCTGTCGAATTGCAAGACTCGAAGAAAAGAGGCCTGGCACCAGTAGAAGGGATCGTTGTGAGTCCGTTCACCGCGAATGAGGACCGACTGATTGTGTCTGCCTATCCTCGCTATGCTCGCCCCGAGAATGGACAGGTGAATGGGTATGTTAAATTCAACTGGCCTTCGCGAGCTCCATCGAGACGGCCGTCTGGCCCTGTGCCACTCCCATCAGAGGATGACGTTGAGGACATAACGCCCAACGTAACGCGATCACACACTGCCGGTCGCCCTCCAACTATAATAACTCTGGTTAATCCTGGGCCTGCCGTGTCTTCCGCGCCAAATGGGACTATTTCGCCCATGGACCTAGAGGGAGGATGGGGAAATACTTCATCGCCGATATTGATGGCAGGTTCTCCGATTTCCTTTCAAGACACTTCACAAATCCTGATAGCTGGTGACCCGAAAATGCTGCCTCCTCAGTTCGGATTCCAAGCAAAAATGGATCATATTGACAGACGATTGTTTGAGTTCT ATATCAAGAACTGGTGCCCGGGAAGGAGTGTGCTTAGCAACACAAACCTATGGTTGAAGGATCTAGCGCCGATGCATAAGAACGAAGGTATTCTCCACGCCATCCAGAGTCTTGCCGGGGTATATATCTATGATTATATCCCTGATGAGCGCATCCGACAACGGATCAATCAGCGATATATCACGGCAGATCAATATTTCAGCACACTCCTCAATGCACCCGAAAGCAGGGAAAATGGTAAAGGGCAGGAGGTCATTACCATGGCCGTGCTTCTTTCAATGCAAGAT ATTGTCCTCACGGAACGACGACTCAAGAAGCCATACAATCCGCGATGGCTGGAAGGATTCAGGCAAGGCGAATACTTTCTGCAGGCAACTGACCCGGGCGCCCGCTACTGGAAAAACAACAACGTCCAGTACAACGAACTCCGCATCTCTCAATCGATTATCGTTGGGCGGGCAGTGATTCTCGCTCAACCTATGATGGCGCTTCCATCACCGCAGACTTTTAACCCCGAGGCTGAAGCAGGCAGGTTCAGCTGGCTTCTCTATGGAACAGAGAAGGATATGTTCGAAATCCATGGAGGATGTGGCTTTTCGAAGAAACTGTTGCATCTTATGAGCCAAGTAACGTATTGTGCAGGTCGATTGCAGCAAGAGCCCGAATCTACCATCGTGCCAATCACGGCGAAATTCCTTTTGCGCGAACTATCAGAAATGCGCCAATGGAGCCGTGAGGGCAAAGACTGGGAGCTGGCTCGAAAATACCCTCCAACGATAGACTGGGTGCGCGACAAAGCAGACGAAGTGATAATCGATTCGAACCAAATCATGACCGAGGTTACAGCTGAGGCATGGAGGATCGCCGCAATTATTTATTATCAATGTCGTCTTCTGAGGTACGAATATGCGATGAAGGGGAAGAGAGGGTCCTCTGAGGGAGAGAAGGGGACAAACTGA